A stretch of DNA from Papio anubis isolate 15944 chromosome 4, Panubis1.0, whole genome shotgun sequence:
CCAGTCCCCAGATTGCTCTAGGAGGCCACCTGCAGTCAGTGACAGGCTGGTGGCTTTGCGTGGCGTGGAGCACACCACCACCGGAGCATCCAgccgaggctgaggagggagaggcCCCAGGGGAGGCCACCCTGGCCCTGGGTTGCCTCTGAGCCCTGTGGTTCCCCCTGGGGTGCTGGGACTCTGAGCAGGCCTCGGCATGTCATGGGCTGCTGGCTCAGCTGGGGCTGATGGCCTTTCCCCCTTAGCACCCTGGTGGAacccccttcctcttctttcccagACTGTGGCGTCCTGGAGTTGATGGGAGCTGCAGCACCAAGCCCggccagcctccctcccagccagTGACAACAGCTCTGCAGCGCCTGGACCCCGCCCACCCGCCTGAGTCCTCTGCCCGGGTCCCCAGGGATGCGCCTCCTCCTGAGAGTCCCCTCCATCGTCCCTTAGAGGAACAGGCTGCCGCTGCACCCCCACCAGCCTCCATTGCCCTGACCTTATTTCTACCTGATGGTGCCAGAGGCTGCTTCCCAGCCGGTATCCTGAGATCCTCGTTCCCTTGGTGGCTTGGTTGTTTCAGCCTCCGTTCTTGATTGGGGGGCGGTGGTCTGGGTGTGATTCCTGTGGGGGAAACCAGCCCGAGGTGCCTTGGCTCAGGCTTGCCTGGAGCCTCGTCATGTACCCGTCTGTGGCCCTAGAATCACCTCCTGCTCCTTTTCACTGGGTTTCTCCCCAGACCAAGCCCCTGGATTTGAGCTTCTGAGCAGccaactgtgatttttttcataaaggaaagaattttgcTCCTAGATTTATTTCTAATCCTTCTCTCCGTAACTGACCTTTTCTCTGTAAGCTATTTGTGGCTCTAGTGAgtttttgcttgcttgcttgtttttgttttatctttgccCTGAACATCCATCCTGGCCTCGGCTGCCTCCCTCCCTGAGTTCTGCGCTGcacctcctgtctcagcctcccagagaggGTGGTGAGGGTGCTGATGCCCAGAGATACCACCCAGCGAATGGACTTCTCCCGTcatgcagggcagggcagggctgccaGCAGAGCCTTGTCCTGAACCCTATCTCCTCCCCCTTGCTCTCCTTAAGGGTCTTTCCCAGATGTGAAGGTCGCTCCCAGGCTCTACTGAGGCCAGACCAATTCCCAGTGGCTTGGGGACCCTTGTTCACTCCAGCATCAGCCCCTGCCCTCCTGCTTCCTGGGCCAGGCTGCCAGGTGAGCCCTGGGCCGAGGGAGGTTGCCCCACGGAGGCTGGAAGGACTCGAGCTTCCCATCTCCTCGCCTCCCCCAGGTCTTTCACCGTCTGGACTCATCTCTGGGTAACTCATGGTGTGAGTGGCCACGTGGCTGGCTCAGGTGAGTCCTTTTAGACCCCAGGTGACCCACCAGCTAGTCCGGGCCGCATTGCCATGCCTACCAGGATGTACCCCGGGGTGTCCTCCCTGCACTTGAAAGGTCTCCTTCATGTGCTGTTCTCCATGGCCCCGTTCCCCGACAGGTGTTTGGAGAGTGAACGCCAGGTCCCCTCCGCCCCACCCCCGGTCTCTCAGAAACACGCCTAGCCCCACGATGGCAGCAGAGACACTCAACTTTGGGCCTGAGTGGTGAGTCATATGTGCCTCGGCTGCCGTGGAGATTCGGGAAAACACAGTCAGGCTGCCCTGACCTGTCTTCTTCTCTCTGTGTCGTGTCCAGGCTCAGGGCCCTGTCTGGGGGCGGCAGCGTGGtctccccacctccatcccctGCCATGCCCAAATACAAGCTGGCTGATTACCGCTATGGGCGAGAGGAGATGCTGGCCCTCTACGTCAAGGAGAACAAGGTGGGTGCGTGGGCGAGGGTTGTTGGCGGCGGTGGTCTCTGCCCATGGAGGGGATCTGGCAGCATGTGGTGTCTTGGCTGTCCCACCCCACCGCCAGGTCCCAGAAGAGCTGCAGGACAAGGAGTTTGCCGCGGTGCTGCAGGACGAGCCACTGCAGCCCCTGGCCCTGGAGCCGCTGACTGAGGAGGAACAGGTGGGGCCAGGCCAGGAGCTGAGGCTGCGGGGGCCCGGGAGGGGTGGCCGTGAGTCGGGCTAGGAGGAGAGGGGCCTGTGCTGGGGAGACAGGCCGGGAGGGTGctgtggggtgggagtgggggtggtcAGGTACCTGGGTCCTCACTCCCTCCCCTGGCTCCCTCCTCAGAGAAACTTCTCCCTGTCAGTGAACAGCGTGGCTGTGCTGAGGCTGATGGGGAAAGGGGCTGGCCCCCCGCTGACTGGCACCTCCCGAGGCAGGGGCAGCACGCGGAGCCGAGGTAGAGGGGTGATGGCGTGTCCCGGGGGCGGGCAGATCAGGGCCCCTGACTTCGAGGACGTGCAGCAGGTTTCAGTGTGCATCTGGCCTCTTATCTAGGCCGTGGCCGCGGTGACAGCTGCTTTTACCAAAGAAGCATCGAAGAAGGTGATGGGGCCTTTGGACGAAGCCCCCGGGAGATCCAGCGCAGCcagagctgggatgacaggtgggGCCGGGAGGGGGTGTGGCATAGAGCAGGGCAGGCCAGGGAGGGAGGCCTGGTTCCTGTTGCTAGAGGGTAACAGAGGCCTACCAGATAAGCCCTGTCAGAGATCCCTGTTCTCCTGACCCCTGGTTTCCtctgtccccttcctccctccactgcCTCAGGGCACAGTGGACAAGGCATGGGGCGGTCGCAAagggtgggtggggaggctgTACTGTTTTTGACCCACACGTTTCCCCTCCTGCAGAGGCGACAGGCGGTTTGAGAAGTCAGCAAGGCGGGATGGAGGTACGAGGTTGCTGAGGGCAGCGGCCGGGGCAGCGGGGAGGATCAAGATGGGTGGCCCAGTCTGAGGGTGTTTATTTCAGAGGTGCTGGGGGCAGGAGGGCCTGGAGCTGGCCCCCCACGCTTCCTGAGGGTCCAGGTACCACGCTGCCTTTCTGATAACTGCCCCTCTCTTCCATCTCCCAGCACGATGTGGGTttgaggagggaggggctggcccAAGGAAGGAGCATGCCCGCTCAGACAGCGAGAACTGGCGCTCCTTacgggaggagcaggaggaggaggaggagggcagctGGAGGCTTGGGGCAGGGCCCCGGCGAGATGGCGACCGCTGGCGCTCCGCCAGCCCTGGTGAGATTGGGGCCCAGTAGCATTGGTAGGGGCAGTGGGGAGCAGGAACTGTCATGAGAGGGTGGGCTCCTGTAGCCCCTGGGAGGTAGCAGAGGCTGGCTGGTGTGGGAGTGACTGGGACAGCAGCCCTGGAGGTGCTCCGTGAGCTGCAGCAGAGAGGGCCGCCAGCTTCGCTTGGGTACCCACTCTTCTTCTCCCTGACTTTTCCTGCGCAGATGGCGGTCCCCGCTCTGCTGGCTGGCGGGAACATGGGGAACGGAGGCGCAAGTTTGAATTTGATTTGCGAGGGGATCGAGGCGGGTGTGGTGAAGaggaggggcggggagggggaggcagCTCTCACCTGCGGCGGTGCCGAGTGCCTGACGGCTTTGAGGAGGACAAGGATGGGCTCCCAGAGTGGTGCCTGGACGATGAGGATGAAGAAATGGGCACCTTTGATGCCTCTGGGGCCTTCTTGCCTCTCAAGGTATCTGCGAGGAGGCGAGGGTGGGAACCTGCCCTGCTGgggtcctcttcctcctcacccaCTCAGCTGTTCTCtgcccccccacccctgccccatgcAGAAGGGCCCCAAGGAGCCCATTCCTGAGGAGCAGGAGCTGGACTTCcaagggctggaggaggaggaggagccttCCGAAGGGCTAGAGGAAGAAGGGCCTGAGGCAGGTGAGCCTGTGGGGTGCCCAGCGGGCCTGGGGCCAGGCCAGACTGGCATGGGGGTTCTTTGCCAGGCTGGGCACTTGCTGCCCACCTACCTGTAGGATCAGGCTACTTAGAAGTGGAAGAAGAGTGTTGAGAGGTTGAGAGGAACCAGGGGTTAGCAGAGCCATGTCTTCAAGGCAGTGTACCAGATAGAAATCAGGCATAATCAGAATGACCTTTGAAAGTCCCTTGAAGAAACTGCAGAACCTGGGGTGAAGTCTGCGGGGTTGTATGGTGTTGTGCAGTGTTGATACGTTCCTGCTGCGTCTGGCACATGGAGGCAAGGGTCAGGGCACCGCATTCCCGCTCCACCATTAGTTGAGTTGACCCAAGTGAAGTGGCGGACTTGGCCTGGGGGAGGGTGACCCGCGGGTCCAGCCACACACTCAAGGGTTTGTGCTCACTCGCGTGGCAGGCCCAGCCCTTGGTTCTGAACTCTGGCCATCTTCCTCTTCTAGGTGGGAAGGAGCTGACCCCACTGCCTCCTCAGGAGGAGAAGTCCAGCTCCCCGTCCCCACTACCCACCCTGGGCCCACTCTGGGGGACAAACGGGGATGGGGACGAAGCTGCAGAGAAAGAGCCCCCAGTGGCCGAAGGTAGGAAGGGAGGATGACCTACCTCCCGGGTGCCCTGGGGCTGTGAGAGAAAGTGGTCCTCTCTTGTGGGGGTGGGCACACAGGGCATTCACATTGAGGAGCCATGACAAGAGCTCAGTGTTCTGGAGTGAGGGTGGGCGGAGGCTATCTTGTCTCCTTGCCGCTCTCCCTTCCACCTCCTGTCCTCATGCCTTCCAGATGATATTCGGGGGATCCAGCTGAGTCCTGGGGTGGGCTCCCCTGCTGGCCCACCTGGAGATCTGGAGGATGATGAAGGCTTAAAGCACCTGCAGCAGGTGTGGGGGCCTGAGAAAGTGGGAGGGACCCTTCACACTTCTCCTGACCACCTGACCTGCttggccccggccccggccccagcTCAAGCTCCATCCCCATCCCAAGCTCCATCCCCATCCTGATGGTGCTGAGATTGGCAGCTGagactttcttctcttcctgggcttccaggaggcagagaagctGGTGGCCTCCCTGCAGGACAGCTCCTTGGAAGAGGAGCAGTTCACAGCTGCCATGCAGACCCAGGGCCTACGCCATTCTGCAGCCGCCACTGCCCTCCCGCTCAGCCATGGAGCTGCCCGGAAGTGGTTCTACAAGGATCCGCAGGGCGAGATCCAAGGTACTTGTGTGGGATGGGAGGGCTGCTCAGGGCCATTCTGGTTCAGGGTGTCTCTGGCCTACCCTGTGACCACAGTGGTTCTCCTGCTCCCTTGCTCCCTGTCCAGGCCCCTTCACGACACAGGAGATGGCAGAGTGGTTCCAGGCTGGCTACTTCTCCATGTCACTGCTGGTGAAGCGGGGCTGTGATGAGGGCTTCCAGCCTCTAGGCGAGGTGATCAAGATGTGGGGCCGTGTGCCCTTCGCCCCAGGGCCCTCACCACCCCCACTGCTGGTGAGCCGCCTCTCCCCTGCATGGAGGGACAGGGTGTAAGGGGTGCGGGCAGGAGTCCAGCAGAGTCCCCTCTTCGCTGCTGCGGGCACTGGCCGAACTCTCACCCGAGCAGGGAAACATGGACCAGGAGCGGCTGAAGAAGCAGCAGGAGCTGGCCGCGGCTGCCTTGTACCAGCAGCTGCAGCACCAGCAGTTTCTTCAGCTGGTCAGCAGGTATGGGGGGCCTGGGATGGGTTGGGAGAAGGCCCGGAGCTGGCTCTGTGGCCCACCACCTCCACTGTCCCATTTGCAGCCGCCAGCTCCCACAATGCGCGCTTCGAGAAAAGGCAGCTCTGGGGGACCTGACGCCGACGCCGCCGCCGAcgccgcagcagcagcagctcacgGCATTCCTGCAGCAGCTCCAGGCGCTCAAACCCCCCAGGTGCGTGGCGCATGCTAGCCCTCAGGATACAGGGTAGGGAACGGGGACAGACCAGAGATGGATTTGGGGTCCTGAGAATCCACGATTTGCTCCTCAGAGGCGGGGACCAGAACCTGCTCCCGACGATGAGCCGGTCCTTGTCGGTGCCGGATTCGGGCCGCCTCTGGGACGTACATACCTCAGCCTCATCACAGTCAGGTGTGTGGCCTGTCTGGCCCCCACCCCCAAGGCAGTCTCCGGGTGAACTGGGGTCCGGGGTCTGCTCCCCACCCTTGCACCCCTAGTTGCCATTCTGGCTGGGGAGCCCACTGCTGCGGCTGGACTGGATCAGTGGGCCCAAGTGCCCACCTGCAGCTgcctctgccccctgccccctgcagGTGGTGAGGCCAGTCTTTGGGACATACCAATTAACTCTTCGACTCAGGGTCCAATTCTAGAACAACTCCAGCTGCAACATAAAGTGAGTAGGCATCTTGGGGCTGAGGCCCTGGGAATGAAAGGGTGGACTGAGGCAGGCCCCAAGCTGTTCCCTGCAGCTCTCCCCTGATCAGTCACTGGTCTCAGTTCCAGGAGCGCAGAGAAGTGGAGCTCAGGGCGAAGCGGGAGGAAGAGGAACGCAAGCGCCGGGAGGAGAAGCGCcgccagcagcagcaggaggagcagAAGCGGCGGCAAGAGGAGGAAGAGCTGTTTCGGCGCAAGCAGGTGGGTGCTCCCGAGCCTCAGCTGGCTGGGGAGAGAGCCCTCGTCAGGtcccctcactgtgtcccccTCTTAGGTACGGCAGCAGGAGCTGTTGCTGAAGTTgctacagcagcagcagcaggcagtCCCCGTGCCCCCTGCGCCCAGCTCCCCGCCCCCACTCTGGGCTGGCCTGGCCAAGCAGGGGCTGTCCATGAAGACACTCCTGGAGTTGCAGCTGGAGGGCGAGCGGCAGCTGCACAAACAGCCCCCACCTCGGGAGCCAGCTCGGGCCCAGGCCCCCAACCACCGAGTGGTGAGCAGGCCAGGAACCTCCGACCCCCCCCATGTGGTTTCCAGGGTGGCATAGGGAGGGGGATCACTAAGCCCAGACTTGTGCAGCCCAAACCCCAGCCCCTCCTGTGATGGCAACAGCTCTTGTGGCCCTCGCCTCACCCCTCTCCCTTTGCCACCTAAAGAAGCCTCCCTGTCTGCTTTTCTGGGGTGCCTTTCTTTGAGCCACTCTGATCTTCTGCCATCTGTAGCAGCTTGGGGGCCTGGGCACTGCCCCCCTGAACCAGTGGGTGTCTGAGGCTGGGCCGCTGTGGGGCGGGCCAGACAAGAGTGGGGGCGGCAGCAGCAGCCTGGGGCTCTGGGAGGACACCCCCAAGAGCGGCGGGAGCCTGGTCCGCGGCCTCGGCCTGAAGAACAGCCGGAGCAGCCCATCTCTCAGGTGGGCGTGGCACCTGGAGGCTTGGGGTGGCCCTGGGAGGGAAGGTGGCAGACTCTCCCGCCCCTTGCCAGCTGATTTCCGACCCTGACTCACCCATCCCTTTCAGTGACTCGTACAGCCACCTATCAGGTCGGCCCATTCGCAAAAAGAcggaggaagaagagaagctgCTGAAGCTGCTGCAGGGCATCCCCAGGCCCCAGGATGGCTTCACCCAGTGGTGTGAGCAGATGCTGCACACACTGAGCGCCACAGGCAGCCTGGACGGTGCGTGAGCGGCGCCCAGGAAATGGGCGGGGCCTGGGGCTCCGGACCTGGCCAGGGGGCCCTGACAGCCCTCGCTCATCCTGCAGTGCCCATGGCTGTAGCGATCCTCAAGGAGGTGGAATCCCCCTATGATGTCCACGATTATATCCGTTCCTGCTTGGGGGACACGCTGGAAGCCAAAGAATTTGCCAAACAATTCCTAGAGCGGAGGGCCAAGCAGAAAGCCAGCCaacagcggcagcagcagcaggtgaGGCACCCGGCACCAGTAGCTGGGGTGGGCTTGCCTGGCACTTCTTGACCTTCACCCTCCTCTCCGTTGCCTTAGGAGGCGTGGCTGAGCAGCGCCTCCCTGCAGACGGCCTTCCAGGCCAACCACAGCACCAAACTCGGCCCCGGGGAGGGCAGCAAGGCCAAGAGGCGGGCACTGATGCTGCACTCAGACCCCAGCATCCTGGGTGagctgggctggggcaggagcgGGACTTCCTTGGCACAGGGCAGGAGGAGCCCAGGAGAGAGCTCAGACCCAGCTTCTCCCCGGCTTCAGGGTACTCCCTGCACGGATCTTCTGGTGAGATCGAGAGCGTGGATGACTACTGACCAGCCCGgacccccagcccctgggctgTAGGCCAGGGCAGCTGCGGCGGCATGGACCGAGGGTCCCAGCCTGCAGGCTCCCCGCAGGgagcagaggaggaggcaggggcgGGGTCCCCAGCACTTGTTACAAACACACGATGCACCTTAACTCACCCACCACGAGGCACTTTACAGACTGGGGGAgggggttttctttttattttttttttttaattttaaacgaCTTTGAAGAAAAGTTAGGAGAGgcaaaaatattgttaaaaactaGACTCTAAACACCCCTTCCCGCTGTGAGGATAGTGGGTGTGACGATGGAAGGTCCAcagaggatttttgttttttgtttttttaagaaaaaagaaaaatgaaaaaaaaatggttaggaggctgaaagaaaaaacacactgTTATTTTGGGGCAGTGGGGACACAGGCTCCGTGGACCTGTCCTGCCTGGCCCCCAAGGCCACACTTACCCCCCCGGAAGGTGGGCCATGGGGTAACTAGAGGCTGAAGGCCAGCAGTTTGCACAGGAGGCCTGTCTGAGCCCCGCCCACTGGACCCGCTGTGAGCAGCTCCTTTCGCCAGGGCTGGCTGAGGTGTCCGGGGTGGGGCCAAAGTAGCCCCTTGGCTTCGCTGCTTTGGGGGACAGTTGCACAAATTGGAAGAGCTGCCCCAGCTCTCTGGCTGCCATCCTGTGCTGGCTGAGTAGATGGGAGGGGCCAGGCTGTGCCAACCTCTCTGGCTGGCAGGGTGGGGCAGCAGGACTCTGACTCTGGCCCTGGTGAGGGGCGTCCCCCACCGCTGCCATTTTGGGGGACACCCTGGGTTTGAACCTGAAAGCCCTAGTTCTCTGCCTTGCCACGTGAATGTATTCTTTGGGCCGCAAGCCCCCACCTCACCCCTGCCTGGCTCCTGCCTCACCTCTGTGAGCGGCGGGGGTGGATGATTGCTCCcgaggctgcagagagaaggCTGAGGTGTTTCTCCCGTgaagggggcaggaggaggggcctCAAAGGCAAGGAGTGGGTGGCTTTGGGCTTAGGGTTGCAGTGGAGAGGCTGCCACCTGGGGCCCCAGCCTGCAGCCAGCTTGTGAGGTATGGACCACCCAGCTCTGCACCTGACCCCTCCGCCGACCAAATGGGAGAGGAGCAGGAGGTCTCCCGGGTCTGATATGATGCGCTTTTTACCGTTGGGTAAGGTTGGGGTGAAGAGAAGCGTGCGGCTCCTGGGTCAAGGGAAGCTGCCCCTTCTATTGCTCACCCACTTCTTATTCCCAGTCCCCTACTTGGGTTCGTCTCCACCCATTTTGGGTTTTGTAAGTTTTGTCTTTTGGGTTTCTCATCCAGCTCCTCCCATTGACCTCATTGCTCAGAGTGCAGTATTAGGGCAAGGCTCCGCCACTGCCTCCCTCCATGAAtgtatttctctctcctgccctggGGACGTGGGGAGTGGCCCCTTTCTTTCCCCATCTAGCCCCAGAaagatggtgtttggtttttgttgttagggtttttttgtttttttgttttttttttttttgcaccaaagTGGCAACTAGGTCAGTGTTGGGGGATCAAGCTGGCCTCGGGGTGGGGGGCCCCCACCTGCTTCTCCCTGGTTCCCACAGTGTTAGCGTCCCTGAAAAGACAATATTCTCTCTAAAGCAATAAGGGGTGACGGGCCGGGGGAAGTGTTTGCTGCTGCTGGCCCCCAGCTCCCCTTCCCTCTCGCCAGGTGTGGGGGAGACTCCTGTTGTGACTGAATGTAACCCCCCCACCCCTGCCGCAGCCAATGCAGGGGAAGGGGGACACTCTTCCTGTCTCTTCCTGCCCCTTCTCCCCAGCTAAAGAGACTTTGGATTTAGGGGGCCCATGAGCCTGGAGAGGCCTTAACCCTGTGAGGAAGTATAGGGGGAgccctctcccacccccatccctttCTGAGAGTGGTCAATGTTTACAAGCCCCTGAGCCCCCCTGCCCAGGGACTCAGACCCTGTTGCTGTCCTTCCCCCGGCCCCGGTCTTCCTGGGCCCTCGCTGCTCCCCTGCCCTTCCTGGGGTTGGGGTGGGTGCAGGGGTCGCCGTGTTCCCTGTCTGCCTTGTACCCACAATCTCCCTGCCCCCTCTCCACCCTGTGTGACTTCCCTCTTTACCTGCTCCTGTAAATACTCCCTTCTCCCAATAAAACTTGGTGTGTGTTCTCCCGTTCCGCCTCCGCTGCTCGTTATCTGGGGAGAGCCATGGGGATGAGTGGCTCTGCGCAGAGTTGGGAACTAGGAGCTCCGAGCAGGGTCCACCTGGTCAGGCTGGCTCTGGTCAGCAGCCTGATGGGGGAGACCACGGCAGGGGGCTGTTTATCCAACAACCTCTGGATGGAAGGCTTTGGGCTGGGGTTTCGGCTTTGCTCTGAGGGAGAGTGCAGaccctgtccccagccccagctgcctGGTGGGCCCCAtaccctccccaccacccacacCCCCAGCAGCCCTCAGGCAGCAAAGTTCAGAAACAAGGACACAGCAAGGGCAGAGACCAGGTACAGAGTTGGAATTGGCTCctttatggaaaaactgaaaatataataaaaattaaaataaaaccagttTTAAAAAAGCCAGCCCCTGGGGTTTCCACCTCCTGCCTCTGGCCCTCCAGAGGGGTGAGGCCCCAACCCCAGGGCAGCAGAAGGATGAGGGCCTCCTGCCCCTCCTTTTCCCCCATTCCATCCCCTTTTTATCTCCACAGTGGGGGCCCCGGGAGGAACCAAACCTGGGTGGGAGGGCAGGGACCCAAGGCCCCGTGGCCCAGGGAAGGGGGCTGGGAGTGCGCCCAGCCCCTCAGCCCTGGCCTGTAGTGTGGGCGTGGGCAGGGCCCCTCCCGGCCTGGGCCCAGCAGGGGTGGGGCCGTTAGTTCCAGATCTTGAGGAAGGAGTCCCAGGAGCCAGTGGCCACAGCCATGCCATCGTCGGTGACCCCAAGGCAGCTCACACGGTTGTCGTGGCCAGCGAGGACCCCTGTGAGGAAGGGAGAAGTCAGAACCCATTTGGCCTAGGCTCCAGGTCCCCACCCGCCCAGCCTGGGCCCCCAGCTCTCACCTGCACGGTCGCCCTTCATGGCATCCCAGATGTTGCAGTTGAAGTCGTCGTAGCCAGCGAGCAGCAGCCGGCCGCTGCGCGAGAAGGCAACAGAGGTGATGCCACAGATGATGTTGTCATGGGAGTACATGAGGAGCTCCTGATCGGCCCGCAGGTCGAAGAGGCGGCACGTGGCGTCATCAGAGCCGGTGGTGAAGGCATAGCCGTTGGGGAAGAACTGCAGGACACGGGACCGGGATGGGGTGAGGGCGAGGGGCAGGGCCAGGAGCCTGGTGGAGAGGGCCTGGCCCAACTCGCCCCAGAACTCACAGCCACCGCGTTGATGTCGGATTCGTGGCCGATGAAGGTCTGTCGGCACATGGAATCCCGTACGTCCCACAGCTTGATAGAGGCATCACAGGCACCTGACACAAACGTGCGGCCATCGGGAGCCAGGGACAGGGACATCACATCCCCACTGTGTCCAGCAAAACCCACTGTCTGCTGGCCTGTCTCAATGTCCCACAGGGCACTGGAGAGGtgacaggaagaaggaaaagataagAGACGGGGCAAAGAACAGAGTCCCTGCCCTCCCCGCCCCACCATGTGAGCCCAACCCTGTGAAAGGGTTCAGGGAGGTTCTTGTCAGAGCCTTAGGTGGGGAGGGGATGCATCCCTCCCTGACCCCCTTAGTGCCCACCAGGAGAGAGAGACTACAGTGCACGCTGCGTGCTGAGCACTGGGACAGTGGCCCCTGAGGCAGGAAGTGTGAGTTCACCCAGACTGTTCAGCCCTGGCAGAGCCTCACCAGGTGGTATCCCCAGAGCTGGTGATGATTTGGTTGTCATCCAGGAAGCGGCAGCACGACAGGTACCCTGGGGAAGGAGCTGGTCAGCCAGGTCTCCACACGGAGGGCAGTGCACCTCCCGACCCCAAAAAGGGTGCTAGCCGGGCCAGGCCCCTCACCAGTGTGGCCAGGCAGTTCCCGGCTGACCCTGACGTTGCCCTCCCGGGTCTTGAGGCTGTAGATGGAGCAGATGTTGTCCAGCCCCCCACAGGCCACAAAGTTCCCTGAGGGCGCATAGGCACAGGTCATGACCCAGGAGGAGCGCAGCGGGATGGCGTGAACCTGTGGAGCAGAGGCAGCGCCAGGGTCAGAGCCAGTCAGGG
This window harbors:
- the GIGYF1 gene encoding GRB10-interacting GYF protein 1 isoform X2, which encodes MAAETLNFGPEWLRALSGGGSVVSPPPSPAMPKYKLADYRYGREEMLALYVKENKVPEELQDKEFAAVLQDEPLQPLALEPLTEEEQRNFSLSVNSVAVLRLMGKGAGPPLTGTSRGRGSTRSRGRGRGDSCFYQRSIEEGDGAFGRSPREIQRSQSWDDRGDRRFEKSARRDGARCGFEEGGAGPRKEHARSDSENWRSLREEQEEEEEGSWRLGAGPRRDGDRWRSASPDGGPRSAGWREHGERRRKFEFDLRGDRGGCGEEEGRGGGGSSHLRRCRVPDGFEEDKDGLPEWCLDDEDEEMGTFDASGAFLPLKKGPKEPIPEEQELDFQGLEEEEEPSEGLEEEGPEAGGKELTPLPPQEEKSSSPSPLPTLGPLWGTNGDGDEAAEKEPPVAEDDIRGIQLSPGVGSPAGPPGDLEDDEGLKHLQQEAEKLVASLQDSSLEEEQFTAAMQTQGLRHSAAATALPLSHGAARKWFYKDPQGEIQGPFTTQEMAEWFQAGYFSMSLLVKRGCDEGFQPLGEVIKMWGRVPFAPGPSPPPLLGNMDQERLKKQQELAAAALYQQLQHQQFLQLVSSRQLPQCALREKAALGDLTPTPPPTPQQQQLTAFLQQLQALKPPRGGDQNLLPTMSRSLSVPDSGRLWDVHTSASSQSGGEASLWDIPINSSTQGPILEQLQLQHKFQERREVELRAKREEEERKRREEKRRQQQQEEQKRRQEEEELFRRKQVRQQELLLKLLQQQQQAVPVPPAPSSPPPLWAGLAKQGLSMKTLLELQLEGERQLHKQPPPREPARAQAPNHRVLGGLGTAPLNQWVSEAGPLWGGPDKSGGGSSSLGLWEDTPKSGGSLVRGLGLKNSRSSPSLSDSYSHLSGRPIRKKTEEEEKLLKLLQGIPRPQDGFTQWCEQMLHTLSATGSLDVPMAVAILKEVESPYDVHDYIRSCLGDTLEAKEFAKQFLERRAKQKASQQRQQQQEAWLSSASLQTAFQANHSTKLGPGEGSKAKRRALMLHSDPSILGELGWGRSGTSLAQGRRSPGESSDPASPRLQGTPCTDLLVRSRAWMTTDQPGPPAPGL
- the GIGYF1 gene encoding GRB10-interacting GYF protein 1 isoform X3; protein product: MAAETLNFGPEWLRALSGGGSVVSPPPSPAMPKYKLADYRYGREEMLALYVKENKVPEELQDKEFAAVLQDEPLQPLALEPLTEEEQRNFSLSVNSVAVLRLMGKGAGPPLTGTSRGRGSTRSRGRGRGDSCFYQRSIEEGDGAFGRSPREIQRSQSWDDRGDRRFEKSARRDGARCGFEEGGAGPRKEHARSDSENWRSLREEQEEEEEGSWRLGAGPRRDGDRWRSASPDGGPRSAGWREHGERRRKFEFDLRGDRGGCGEEEGRGGGGSSHLRRCRVPDGFEEDKDGLPEWCLDDEDEEMGTFDASGAFLPLKKGPKEPIPEEQELDFQGLEEEEEPSEGLEEEGPEAGGKELTPLPPQEEKSSSPSPLPTLGPLWGTNGDGDEAAEKEPPVAEDDIRGIQLSPGVGSPAGPPGDLEDDEGLKHLQQEAEKLVASLQDSSLEEEQFTAAMQTQGLRHSAAATALPLSHGAARKWFYKDPQGEIQGPFTTQEMAEWFQAGYFSMSLLVKRGCDEGFQPLGEVIKMWGRVPFAPGPSPPPLLGNMDQERLKKQQELAAAALYQQLQHQQFLQLVSSRQLPQCALREKAALGDLTPTPPPTPQQQQLTAFLQQLQALKPPRGGDQNLLPTMSRSLSVPDSGRLWDVHTSASSQSGGEASLWDIPINSSTQGPILEQLQLQHKFQERREVELRAKREEEERKRREEKRRQQQQEEQKRRQEEEELFRRKQVRQQELLLKLLQQQQQAVPVPPAPSSPPPLWAGLAKQGLSMKTLLELQLEGERQLHKQPPPREPARAQAPNHRVQLGGLGTAPLNQWVSEAGPLWGGPDKSGGGSSSLGLWEDTPKSGGSLVRGLGLKNSRSSPSLSDSYSHLSGRPIRKKTEEEEKLLKLLQGIPRPQDGFTQWCEQMLHTLSATGSLDVPMAVAILKEVESPYDVHDYIRSCLGDTLEAKEFAKQFLERRAKQKASQQRQQQQEAWLSSASLQTAFQANHSTKLGPGEGSKAKRRALMLHSDPSILGYSLHGSSGEIESVDDY
- the GIGYF1 gene encoding GRB10-interacting GYF protein 1 isoform X1, whose amino-acid sequence is MAAETLNFGPEWLRALSGGGSVVSPPPSPAMPKYKLADYRYGREEMLALYVKENKVPEELQDKEFAAVLQDEPLQPLALEPLTEEEQRNFSLSVNSVAVLRLMGKGAGPPLTGTSRGRGSTRSRGRGRGDSCFYQRSIEEGDGAFGRSPREIQRSQSWDDRGDRRFEKSARRDGARCGFEEGGAGPRKEHARSDSENWRSLREEQEEEEEGSWRLGAGPRRDGDRWRSASPDGGPRSAGWREHGERRRKFEFDLRGDRGGCGEEEGRGGGGSSHLRRCRVPDGFEEDKDGLPEWCLDDEDEEMGTFDASGAFLPLKKGPKEPIPEEQELDFQGLEEEEEPSEGLEEEGPEAGGKELTPLPPQEEKSSSPSPLPTLGPLWGTNGDGDEAAEKEPPVAEDDIRGIQLSPGVGSPAGPPGDLEDDEGLKHLQQEAEKLVASLQDSSLEEEQFTAAMQTQGLRHSAAATALPLSHGAARKWFYKDPQGEIQGPFTTQEMAEWFQAGYFSMSLLVKRGCDEGFQPLGEVIKMWGRVPFAPGPSPPPLLGNMDQERLKKQQELAAAALYQQLQHQQFLQLVSSRQLPQCALREKAALGDLTPTPPPTPQQQQLTAFLQQLQALKPPRGGDQNLLPTMSRSLSVPDSGRLWDVHTSASSQSGGEASLWDIPINSSTQGPILEQLQLQHKFQERREVELRAKREEEERKRREEKRRQQQQEEQKRRQEEEELFRRKQVRQQELLLKLLQQQQQAVPVPPAPSSPPPLWAGLAKQGLSMKTLLELQLEGERQLHKQPPPREPARAQAPNHRVQLGGLGTAPLNQWVSEAGPLWGGPDKSGGGSSSLGLWEDTPKSGGSLVRGLGLKNSRSSPSLSDSYSHLSGRPIRKKTEEEEKLLKLLQGIPRPQDGFTQWCEQMLHTLSATGSLDVPMAVAILKEVESPYDVHDYIRSCLGDTLEAKEFAKQFLERRAKQKASQQRQQQQEAWLSSASLQTAFQANHSTKLGPGEGSKAKRRALMLHSDPSILGELGWGRSGTSLAQGRRSPGESSDPASPRLQGTPCTDLLVRSRAWMTTDQPGPPAPGL